TGCGCCAGGATGTACAGCTGCGAGAGATTGCCGGCGGATGCCCCGAACTGCTGACGCAGGATCTGGAAGAACGTCGGATCGAGGTAGACGCCCTGCTCCGGCGGGCAGTAGAAGGGGCCCACGGCGTTCGAGGCCGTGCCGCACTGCGTCGGCGTCGAGCCGTCGACGATCGTGAGCGACGGCTTCACGTAGCCGTTGAGGTTCTCGTCCCAGAACTGGTCGAGAGCGAGAGATGCGGCAGCGATGCGGCAGTCATCGTTCTCGTTGGCGTCCTGTCCGGTCTCGCAGTTCTCGATGACCGTGCCCTGCGATGAGCCGGTCGACCCGCCCGGGGAGCCCCCGCCGAGGAGTCCCGTCAGGTCGACACCGGTGAAGGCGCTGATGAGCATGACGGCGATCGCACCGATGCCGATGCCGCCGCCGGCGATCGCCGCGGTGCGCCCACGTCGACGGGCCGTGTTGTTGCTCACATCGGCGTTCGGGTTGAAGGTCATGCCCTGAGATTACTCCTGTCTGGCATGACTTTCGGGGCGGGCGTAGGCTCGGGCATATGACGACCACGGTCACGATCACCGGCGCCGGAGGCCAGATCGGCTACGCGCTTCTGTTCCGCACCGCCGCAGGCGACATGCTCGGCCCCGATGAACACGTGCGCCTGCGCCTCCTCGAGATCCCGCAGGGGATGGCGGCCGCAGAGGGCGCCGCCCTCGAGCTTCAGGATGCCGCCTTCGAGCTGCTGGACGACATCGAGATCACCGATGACGCCACGGTCGGATTCGACGGCGCCGACCACGCGCTGCTCGTCGGTGCGCGCCCGCGCGGACCCGGCATGGAACGTGGGGACCTCCTCGCCGCCAACGGTGGCATCTTCGGCCCGCAGGGCGCCGCGATCGCCGCATCCGCCGCCCCCGGCATCCGCGTCACGGTCGTCGGCAACCCTGCGAACACCAACGCCCTGATCGCGGCGGCCGCCGCGGAGGGCGTTCCCACTGAACGCTTCACAGCCCTCACCCGACTGGACGAGAACCGCGCCCGCGGACTCCTCGCCCAGACCCTCGGCGTTCCCGTGCGCAGCATCCACAGGCTTCCCATCTGGGGAAACCACTCGGCCACGCAGTTCCCCGACATCACCCACACGACCGTCGACGGTCGCCCTGTCCTCGACCTTCTCGCCGCGCAGGTCGGTGACGTGCGCGCGTGGTTGGAGGAGACCTTCATCCCGCGGGTGGCCACGCGCGGGGCCGAGATCATCCGCGTGCGCGGCTCGTCGTCTGTGGCATCCGCCGCGAGTGCGACGATCGATCACGTCCGCGACTGGGTGCACGGCACGGTCGACTGGACCAGCGCCGCCGTCGTCTCGCACGGCGAGTACGGCGTCCCGGAAGGGCTCATCTCCTCCTTCCCGGTGCGCGCGATCGACGGCGAGTGGCGGATCGTCGAGGGCCTGAAGCCGGATGCCTGGGCGCAGACGCGCATCGACGCATCCGTTGCGGAACTCGTCGCGGAGCGCGATGCGGTGCGCGCGCTCGGGCTTGTCTGAGCGCACGCCGCGGGCTAGGTTTCCCCGCAGGTGCAGGGCAGAATGGATGCCGGAGGCGCACCCATGAACAAGGCACCGGATGTGACATCGGAGATGCACGACGCACATGACGCCGTGACGAGCCCGCTGCATCTTCCGCACGCGGCTTTCGAGTGCCCGAAGTGCTTCACCGAGCTGCAGCGCAACCACGACTGGTGGATCGCACGCCCTGCCGGGTCACGCCTCGTCGGCCTCGTCGTCGCCCGTGACGGCATGCCGCCGGTCGTGCAGCAGCGCGAAGACCTCACCCGCTTCGGCGTGCCGATCGAGGGCTTCCGCCACCCGGCACCGGAGATCCTGGAGAGCTGGAGCGACCGACTCGCGCGCTTCATCGACACACTGGCCTCGGGCGATGTGCTCGTGGTCTCGACGGTGCATGCGCTCGGGCGCGACATCGACGAGGAGTCCCGTACGGTGGCCGAGCTGCGCCGACGCGGAATCATGGTGAAGGTTCTGGGCCACGGCGCCCGACACCTTGCCGACGCCGGACGGTAACGCCTCGCTCCCCAGCGGGCATCACCGTACGGCGGTTCGACGCGTCCGTCAGTCCCCCTCACCCGCCGCAGCGGGCGCAGAGAAGGGCCGGCCTACCCCGACCGGCCCTCCTTCTGACCACCGGGACTGAGGGGGGGCGTCCCGTGGTGCGGCGTGTGTCAGCCGCCGGCAAGCTGCGAATCCAGATCCTGGATCGCACGCATCATGCCCAGCAGCGACTCGGACATGTCATTGATGCCCTCCACCGCTTCTTTCAGCCCGCTCGTCAAGTCGGAGTACCCCTCTCCGAACTTTCCCGAGGCGTGCTGAGTCTTGAAGTCCTCACCGAGAAGAGTGTCGACCTGGCCCTTGAGCAGCTCCAGCTGGCCCTGGATGTCGTCGCGAGCCTGCGAAAGCGACGAAGCGACCTGCTCCATCTCGGCATACGATGCTCCGAAATCAGCCATCGTTGTTCACTCCTCCGTGTGTGGATCTCGGCCCTCAACGGGGCCGCGCACTCACGCTATCGACGCTCGCAAAAGCTGTCGATGGGGAGAAATACCCATGCCGCCCGACGGCGTTCTAGGTGACGGGCGCCGCCGCTTTCGGGTCGACCGGAAGCCAGGTCAGAGTGGACGCGCAGAGGTCGAAGAGCGTCTTCATCTGCACGAGCGGAAGGTCATCGGCAGGGGCGTCCGTCGGGCGCAGGATCACCAGCGTCAGCAGCAGAGCCCGTCGCCGCTGCGATCCCGGAACCGGGGTCATGTAGACCACGGTCGTGGCCAGCATCGACTCCCCGTCCATGCGCTCGGTGGTCTCGCGCTCGACACGGAGGAAGCGCTTGTCGCCGAAGAGCGCCGTCGCCCCGTTCGCAGTGATCGCACCGCGCACATAGGCGTCGAGGTTCTCGCCCGGCTCCGCATGCTGAATCGTGGCCGTCAGCGACGCAGGCATGTAGGCAGAATCCGGTGCGTCATCGCCCGCGGTGAACATCGCGACCGTCGACACGCTTCGCATCTGCGTGAACGCCTCGGTTACCAGCGCGCGCATGCGACCGTAGAGGTCGGGCCGGTGGGCATCGAGCAGACGGCCCCGCATCTTGTCGAGCATGTGATCGCGCTCGGCATCGGTGACGTCGCGGCGCACCCACCCCGGGGGCAGGACGAGCGCGAAGTCCGGATCCGGCGCACCGCCCAGCAGCTCTCGCAGTGACACCTGCGTGGGGGATCCGTTCGGCGTTGCTTCCGTCATGCGGAGATTCCTCTCGGGGCGTCCAGGGTGAAGAGGGTTCCGAGGTCAGCCCGCAGCGCGCGCGCCAGGGTCTCGTCGTCGATCAGCGTGCGCTCCGCGAGGATCCGCAGCGCGGCGTCGCGGTCCTCACGAACCGCCGCTCGCTCCTCGGCCGTCAGGGCGGCGACTGCCGCCATCGCCGTCGCCCGGTCGCTGACCGTCGGGCGCATCGGGCGCTCGGCAGGCTCCGCCTCCGGGTGTCGCGCACTGCGGCGCAGGAGCAGCGCTCCCGCCAGGACCACGCCCAGGACGAGCGTCAGCCACACCGGCAGCAGGGCGATGGGATCCAGCAGGTATCCGTCGCGCTCGGAGACACGGGGCATGCTGACGGCGGAGAACCCCGCGCTCAGTGCCGAGACGACACCGATGCCGCACACGATTCCCGACCAGTAGGCGCCCGAACGCCACCAGGCGATGAGCGCGAGCACCAGCACCGCCGCAGCGACCCAGAAGGCGCCCGACGCGATCGGGACGGATACGCTCGCCGTCACACGATCCACGAGGTAGCTCTCTGCCCCGAGCACCACCATGCCCGCAACCGGGGAGAGAATGCCGCAGATACCCAAGAGGAGAAGCAGTCCGCGCCCCGCGCGGCGCACGGAGGTGTCAGCCGGACGAGAAAGCAGCGCGGCGATCGTGGTGCCATCATCGCCGAACGTCGCGACGACCTCGGGATGCGCCTGGAACGCCACCGCCTCCAGCATCCCCAGGCGCGGGGTGTCCGATCGAGAACGGGCGTGGGCCCAGGACTGCGCGTCTTCGTGAGCAAGAGTCATGATGCGGTCAGGCTATCAACCCAGGTGTTGACGGGCTGGGCCTCGAGCAGAGCGGGCGCGGACGCGCGCCTCGTCGTGCCCTCGGGATCCACGAGCTCCATTCCATCCATGAAGGCGTGAATGGACGGAGAGATCACGCCCAGGAAGTCGGCGAACGTCGGCTCGACCGACACGACGACCACCACACCGTCGAAGCTGAAGACCGCGTCGTAGCCGACGAGAGCGGCGCCATCCGCATCGATCAGGCGCGGCGAGAGCACGCCCTGCCCGAGACCGGCAGAATCGAACAGCACGCCGTCGCCGGGGCCGGGCATGGGCTCGGCGGCGTCGACACTGCCCATTGCGACGTGCACGAACGCACACACCGCGATCGTCAAGGGCCAGAGCTGGAAGGCGAGCGCATCGTCCGGGCGGCGCCGATCGAGCGCGGCCTGCAGCGCGAGAGGCACGAGCGCCTCGTTCTCCACGGTCCACTGGTCGCCCCACGCCTCACGCAGCAACGCGGTGTTCTCTGCGATCCAGGCCTGCTGCTGCGCAGCATCGGCAAGGGACGGAATCGCGAGCCAGCCGCCGTCCAGCGCGGATCCGCTGATACGCCAGGTCCCCGGGGCCCAGTCCGCAGGGAACGCGCTCACAGGATCGCTCCGAGCCACGGCACCTGCTTGGTGATCTTCTTGTCACCGTTGCCGGTCCACTCAAGGATCTTGTCGACGGTCTTGATCGGCGAGCCGATCACCATGTGGGTGAACTCCCACGCCGCCGGAAGCACAGGAGAGTACTGCCATCCGCGCGCACCGTTGGACATGGCATCCGTCAGTTCCACCAGGCCCGTCGTGTTCTTTCCGAAGATGAACCGCGCCATCACGTCGCCGACACCCGCAGGATTGTTCAGCTGCCACAGCGTGCGTCCGCTCTGCAGCATCCCCGTGAACCCGCCGCCGGCGAACCGACCGGCCATCGCCATGTTGTTGAGCTGCCCGGCCGCGGCCGACCAGGTGGACGGCTTGAACGCGGTGACCGCATCGCCCGCGAAGTTCACGAGGCCCTGCTTGCCCTGAGCGAGCTTGCCCAGGCTGCCGAAAGGGATCACCCCGATGATCGCGAGGGCCAGATCCCATCCGCTGGCATCACCTCGGAAGAACTGGTACGCGACGAGAGCGAGCGTCGCGACTGCGATGATGCCGCCAATGATCGCGAAGATCGGCCCTCCGATGATGATCGCCGCGATCGCGACGATCGTACCCACGACCTGAAGCACCTTGACGACCCCGGCGACGAAGCCGTCGACGTTGTCCCAGAAGCCGTCTTCGATCTTGCCCTTGAAGGCGTCATCGATCTTGTCTGCGGCCTCGTCGAATGCGAGCTCCCACGAGTCGACGGCGTCATCGAAGTCCTTGAGAGACTTGCGATACGAGTCGTACAGCTTCTCCTTCTGGAGATCGTCCGCCTCGTTCTCCTCCCCCATCCGCTCTTTCTCCTCATCGCTGCGCCACGGCGCCGGCTGCGCCCAGAACGGGCGCTCACCCTCCCGGTAGCCGGGGGCACTGGAGTATGCCTGCTGCGCGTCACCGCATTCCTCCACCAGCGTGCGGATACGCGGCTGATGCACATCGAGCGCATCCGCATAGGAGACAAGGATCGGTCCGGTCGGCTTGTAGAGCTTCGCGGCGTCCGCGAGTGCGACGTGCGTGTCGCCGACCACTTCCTGCAGCTTCTCGACGGCCTCGCCCTTCATTCCTGCGGAATCTTCGATGAGTCCGCGAAGAAGGGTGCTGCTCGATTCCATCTTCCGACCGAGCGAGGTGATCTGGGTGCCGCGGGTGCGGATCGTCGACGCGTCACCGAACAGCTCGACGACCGGGCGGCCCTTGGGAGAGTACATAAGAAATCTTCCTCCGGTCAGTTCGGCTGGGCGGCGGTCGGAGTCGGGCGGGAGCCGTTGCTGCCGGTCACGTCGACGTCCATCTGCGAGGCCGTCTTCGCGTCCCAATCCGAGACGCCGTCGAGCACACCCTGGACGTGCTTCTGCACCTTGTCGATGTCGGCGGCGAGCTCTTTGCGCTTGTCGTCCCACCGACCTTCAAAGTCATGGACACGCTGACGCAGACGGTGCTTCGAGTACGGGGTGCCGATCGCAGCCTCGACCGCATCCGTGCGCTGGGCAGCCTGCTCCAGCTCTTCCACGATGACTTTGAGCTGATCGCTGACCCGCGACAGCTCGTCGTACTTGATCCAGATGGCGTCCGCCATGTCATCCCCCTCCGTCGTTCACAGCCTAGAATTCCCGCCACACAGCCGTCGATGGGGACAACTCCCCATGAGGTGGCGAACGGGGAGGGACCGAAAAGTCGGTCCCTCCCCGTTGACGTGTGTCGTGCGGCTCAGCCGCCGGCGAGCTGCGAGTCCAGGTCCTGGATCGCGCGCATCATGCCGAGGAGCGACTCGGACATGTCGTTGATGCCCTCGACCGCCTCCTTGAGACCGCTGGTCAGGTCGGCGTAGCCCTCGCCGAACTTGCCCGACGCGTGCTGCGTCTTGAAGTCCTCACCCAGAAGGGTGTCCACCTGACCCTTCAGCAGCTCCAGCTGGCCCTGAATGTCATCACGAGCCTGCGACAGCGA
The DNA window shown above is from Microbacterium keratanolyticum and carries:
- the ypfJ gene encoding KPN_02809 family neutral zinc metallopeptidase, with protein sequence MTFNPNADVSNNTARRRGRTAAIAGGGIGIGAIAVMLISAFTGVDLTGLLGGGSPGGSTGSSQGTVIENCETGQDANENDDCRIAAASLALDQFWDENLNGYVKPSLTIVDGSTPTQCGTASNAVGPFYCPPEQGVYLDPTFFQILRQQFGASAGNLSQLYILAHEYGHHVQNLMGTMEAYPNNGTGPMSNGVRMELQADCYAGAWVGAMTEQEDASGQPYLKAPTEQELTDAINAAMVVGDDHIQQQSGFVNPESFTHGTSEQRARWFATGYKYGLGQCDAFATDDL
- a CDS encoding malate dehydrogenase; this translates as MTTTVTITGAGGQIGYALLFRTAAGDMLGPDEHVRLRLLEIPQGMAAAEGAALELQDAAFELLDDIEITDDATVGFDGADHALLVGARPRGPGMERGDLLAANGGIFGPQGAAIAASAAPGIRVTVVGNPANTNALIAAAAAEGVPTERFTALTRLDENRARGLLAQTLGVPVRSIHRLPIWGNHSATQFPDITHTTVDGRPVLDLLAAQVGDVRAWLEETFIPRVATRGAEIIRVRGSSSVASAASATIDHVRDWVHGTVDWTSAAVVSHGEYGVPEGLISSFPVRAIDGEWRIVEGLKPDAWAQTRIDASVAELVAERDAVRALGLV
- a CDS encoding recombinase family protein, with the protein product MNKAPDVTSEMHDAHDAVTSPLHLPHAAFECPKCFTELQRNHDWWIARPAGSRLVGLVVARDGMPPVVQQREDLTRFGVPIEGFRHPAPEILESWSDRLARFIDTLASGDVLVVSTVHALGRDIDEESRTVAELRRRGIMVKVLGHGARHLADAGR
- a CDS encoding WXG100 family type VII secretion target; this translates as MADFGASYAEMEQVASSLSQARDDIQGQLELLKGQVDTLLGEDFKTQHASGKFGEGYSDLTSGLKEAVEGINDMSESLLGMMRAIQDLDSQLAGG
- a CDS encoding WXG100 family type VII secretion target produces the protein MADFGASYAEMEQVASSLSQARDDIQGQLELLKGQVDTLLGEDFKTQHASGKFGEGYADLTSGLKEAVEGINDMSESLLGMMRAIQDLDSQLAGG